In endosymbiont of unidentified scaly snail isolate Monju, the following are encoded in one genomic region:
- a CDS encoding MFS transporter: MPYWRLSSFYFFYFAVLGILVPYWGLFLQHRGFDAMAIGQLMAILMATKIVAPNLWGWLGDYLGHRMMIVRAASLASVLVFGLMFVVRDFWAVALAMALYSFFWNASLPQFEVITLNYLGDRATRYARIRAWGSIGFIIAVVALGVLVDRAGTAVVLPSVMVIFVSIWLTSLTVRDPDPEPHPAQQVSLGSLLRQPPVIAFFVAVMLMQASHGPYYTFYSIYMEDHGYSKTLIGQLWALGVLAEVAIFMVMHRLLERFEAARVLVASLGLATLRWLLIGYLPGSVVALLFAQLLHAATFGTFHGAAIDLVHRQFPGRLQGRGQALYSSLSFGVGGAIGSLASGLAWDALGPATSFLLAALTALLGALVVWKGLCGAARA; encoded by the coding sequence ATGCCGTACTGGCGCCTGTCGTCCTTCTACTTCTTCTACTTCGCGGTGCTGGGGATACTGGTTCCGTACTGGGGCCTGTTCCTGCAACACCGTGGCTTCGACGCGATGGCCATCGGCCAGTTGATGGCCATCCTGATGGCGACCAAGATCGTCGCGCCCAACCTCTGGGGCTGGTTGGGCGACTACCTGGGCCACCGCATGATGATCGTGCGTGCCGCTTCCCTGGCCTCGGTGCTGGTGTTCGGCCTGATGTTCGTGGTGCGTGATTTCTGGGCCGTGGCGCTGGCGATGGCGCTCTACAGCTTCTTCTGGAACGCCTCGCTGCCGCAGTTCGAGGTGATCACCCTCAACTACCTGGGCGACCGCGCCACCCGTTATGCACGCATCCGCGCCTGGGGCTCGATCGGTTTCATCATCGCGGTGGTGGCGCTGGGCGTACTGGTCGATCGTGCGGGGACCGCGGTGGTGCTGCCTTCGGTGATGGTCATCTTCGTCAGCATCTGGCTCACCTCGCTGACCGTGCGCGACCCCGACCCGGAGCCGCACCCCGCGCAACAGGTCTCGCTGGGCAGCCTGTTGCGCCAGCCGCCGGTGATCGCCTTCTTCGTGGCGGTGATGCTGATGCAGGCCAGCCACGGGCCCTACTATACGTTCTATTCCATCTACATGGAGGACCACGGCTACAGCAAGACCCTGATCGGTCAGCTCTGGGCGCTGGGTGTGCTCGCCGAGGTGGCCATCTTCATGGTCATGCACCGCCTGCTCGAGCGCTTCGAGGCGGCGCGGGTGCTGGTCGCCAGTCTTGGTCTGGCCACGTTGCGCTGGCTGCTGATCGGTTATCTGCCCGGCTCGGTGGTCGCGCTGCTGTTCGCCCAGTTGCTGCACGCAGCCACCTTCGGCACCTTTCATGGTGCGGCCATCGACCTGGTCCATCGACAGTTTCCGGGGCGCCTGCAGGGCAGGGGGCAGGCACTGTATTCCAGCCTGAGCTTCGGCGTGGGCGGGGCCATCGGCAGCCTGGCCAGCGGTCTGGCCTGGGATGCCCTGGGACCGGCGACCAGTTTTCTGCTGGCCGCGCTCACGGCCCTGCTCGGCGCCCTGGTGGTCTGGAAGGGCCTCTGTGGTGCTGCGCGGGCTTGA